Part of the Terriglobales bacterium genome, AGTACAAGGCGGTGATCTAGGTGCGCATCGAGCAGACCAGGATCGAGAGCGGCATCCGCATCTCGCGCGACAAGCTCAACGTCCTCGCACGCGCCGTCGCCGAGGCCCTCAAGACCCTCGACCAGGTCGAGTTCATCGAAGATCCCAACACCATCCGCCAGCAGACCCGCACCTACCTCGAAGACCTGCTGCGCGCCGAGGTGCAGATCGATCGCGCCGCCCGCGCCAAGATCGAGTCCCAGAAACGCACCATCCTGGAAGGCACGCAGGAGTGGGACATCCTCTACCGCAAGTACTACCAGGAAGAAGTCAAGAAGCTCGGCATCTAGTCTTCAGACGTCAGCCAATCCACTTTGAAGGGTCGGCCTGAAGTCTGAAGTCTGAAGTCTGAAGACTACGCCACGTTCCGCTCCGCCGCCGGCTGCGCCGCCATCCCCGCCAGCTTCTTGTCCATGCTCGCCGCCGCCTTGCGCGCCGCCGCCACCGCCGTCACCACGAGGTCCGCGCCCCGCACCGCGTCGCCCGCCGCGTAGATCTCCTCGCGCTCGGTCTCGCCCGTCTCTTCGCTCTTCACCACCACCGTGCCCCACTTCGTGGTGTGCAGCGCCGGCGTGGTCTCCGGGATCTCGGTGTCGGCGTTGTAACCGATGGCGAGCGCCACCGTGTCGCACGCGATGGTGAAATTCGAGTCATGGATGGGCACCGGCGACCGCCGGCCCTTCGCGTCCGGCGGGCCCAGCTCCATCCGCACGCACTCCGCCGCCACCACCTCGCCGTCTTTTCCCCCGACGAACCGGATCGGCAGCGTCAGGCACTCGAAGATCACGCCCTCTTCCTTCGCGTGGACGCGCTCTTCCATCCGCCCCAGCATCTCCGCCTCCGTCCGCCGGTAGAGGCAGTACACCTGCGTCTCGGGATTCAGCCGCCGTGCGGTCCGCACGCAGTCCATCGCGGTGTCGCCCGCGCCCACCACCACCGTCACCTTCCCCACGTGCGGCTTCGCATCCGCGTCGTTCGCCCACTGCGCGGGCAGCAGCTCCGGCGGCAGGTTCCCGCGCACCAGGTACTCCGTCGCCTGGTACACGTTCTTCAGGTGCTCGCCCTCGATCTTCATCGCGCCGCCCTTGACCGCGCCGTACCCGAGGAACAGCAGGTCGTAGCCCGCGCCGTGCGCGCCCGCATGCAGCAGGTCCTCCACCGGGTGCTCTTTCCCCGCGTGGTAGTTGCAGACGAACTCCACCCCCAGCTCGTGCAGGTGCTCGAGCTTCGCCAGCACCACTCCCTTGTCGAGCTTGAAATTCGGGATGCCGTAGAGCAGCAGGCCCCCCGGCATCGGCCACATCTCGTAGACGGTCACGCTGTGCCCGCGCACCGCCAGCTCTTCCGCGACCGTCAGTCCCGCCGGACCGCCGCCGATCACCGCCACCCGCCTCCCCGTCGGCGCCGCGCGCTCCCGCCGCAGGTGCCCGTAGTTGTGCCGCACGTAATCCGCCACGTACGCCTCGAGCTTCCCGATCGTCACCGGCGGCTTGCGCGCGCCCACCACGCATGCGCCCTCGCACAGCTTTTCCTGCGGGCAGATGCGCCCGCACACGTCCGGCATGTTCGACGTCTCGTAGAACGTCTCCGCCGCCGCCAGCACGTCGCCGTTGCCGAGGTGGAAGAACGCGCCTGGGATGTCGTTGTGCAGCGGGCACGCCTGCATGCACGGCGCGTGCTCGCACAAGAGACACCGCTGCGCCTCCAGCACCGCAAGCTCGGGCGTGTAGGTCTCGTAGACTTCGTTCCAGTTGTGGACGCGCTCCTGCGCGTCCTGCTTGGCAGGCTTGTGCACGTCGATCTGGTACCGCTGTCGACGATCTAGCATCCGCGCTACCCCCACGTAGCGCGCGACGGCCGCAGGCATCAACCGCCGGCGGCCGTCACTTCTCGTGCGCCTAGCCTAGTCCGCCTGCGTCCCCGATTTCAACCCACCGGCCCAAAAAACCGGGCGCGGCGTTCCTCCGCCGCGCCCAAATCGACAATCGAAAATCGCAAATCGACAATCCCTAGAACCCCGGCGCCTTCTCCTTCGTCTTGTCGCACACCAGGCTGGTCGGCTGCGCCGGCAGGCTCGGGATCGCCAGCCGCGGCGGGTTGACGAAGTCGAACAGCTCCGTCATGTCGTCCTGCGCCGACACGCGCGCCGTCAGCGGCGTCAGCCCGAACCGCACCGAGATCAGCTTCAGGATCGCCGTGTTGTCCCGCACCACGTGCGACACGTAGTGCGGCTTCACCCACGGGCTCACCACGATCAGCGGCACGCGGAACCCGGTCTGGTCGAAATTCGCCTTGATGTCGGTCGACCGCCAAAGCGGCGCGATCGCGTCCGGCTTCACCGCCGGCTGCGGCTTCACATGGTCGTAGAACCCGCCGCCTTCGTCGAACGTCAGGAGGAACACGCTCGACGACCACGCCGAGCTCGCCATCAGCGCGTCGATCAGCTTCTTCGTGTTCGCCGCCCCCTTCTGCATGTTCTGCGTCGGGTGCTCATCCAGGTTCAGTTGCGACGCCCGCTCCAGGAACACCACGCTCGGAAGCGTCCCGTTCTGCAGGTCGGTGTAGTACTGCGAGATGTTCACCACCTTCGTGCTCTGCGTGCTCCAGTCCGCCCAGTCCGCCAGGAAGACGCTCGAGTCCTGGTAGTAGTACTTCCAACTGACGCCCGCCTCGCTCAGTTGCCGGAAGATGGTCTTCGGCGTCCAGCCGCTCGCCGGCGGCGGATCCGGCCGGATGTGCCCGAAGCTCGTCCCCGCGAACAGGTACATCCGGTTCGGGATCGTCGGCGCCATGATCGACGAGAACCACCGGTCACTCGTCGCGTACTGCCACGCCAGCTCGTAGTAATACGGCAGATCGTTCCAGTCGTAGTACCCCATCGCCCGCGTGCCCTGCGGGTCGATCGACGACGGGATCGACCCGCTCGCCTTCATGAAATAGTCATTGGCGCCGTTGTGGTAGGAGTAATGGCTCTCGTTCCACCCCGGGCTCAGGTTCTCGTGGCACGCCGTCTGCTGGTGATACGGCGAGACGAACTGCCCGCTCGAGTAGGTGGGCAGCTTCACCGACAGCGGCAGCTCGTCGAACGCGTCGAAGTTTCCCTTGTTCCGCCGGTATTGCCCGAACCGCCCGAAGTACTGGTCGAAGGGCCGGTTCTCCTGCATGTAAAAGATGATGTGCTTGATGTTGCTCAGCCCGGTCCCGCCGCCGCCACCGCCGCCGCCCGAGCCCACCGTGATGTAGATCGTCTGCTTGAAGACCTGGTTGGCGGCGTTCATGCCCTGCACGGTCACCCTGCGCGTGCCGTTGGTCATCGCCAGGCTGGTGTCGATGGTGGGCGCCTTGACCTCGTACTTCTTCACTCCGTCCACGTAGATCTGCATCACCGTCACGGCGCTGCCCGACGACTTCGAATTCGCCACGATATGCACCGGCGACGCGACCGTCGCGCCGTCCGCCGGTTCGCAGATCGCCACGCCCGGGTCCGTCGCCGGCGTGCACGGCGGCGGGCTCGTCGCACCCACCGTGATGTTGACCGTCTTGTTGAACCACTGGCCGGCGGT contains:
- a CDS encoding NAD(P)-dependent oxidoreductase, with the translated sequence MLDRRQRYQIDVHKPAKQDAQERVHNWNEVYETYTPELAVLEAQRCLLCEHAPCMQACPLHNDIPGAFFHLGNGDVLAAAETFYETSNMPDVCGRICPQEKLCEGACVVGARKPPVTIGKLEAYVADYVRHNYGHLRRERAAPTGRRVAVIGGGPAGLTVAEELAVRGHSVTVYEMWPMPGGLLLYGIPNFKLDKGVVLAKLEHLHELGVEFVCNYHAGKEHPVEDLLHAGAHGAGYDLLFLGYGAVKGGAMKIEGEHLKNVYQATEYLVRGNLPPELLPAQWANDADAKPHVGKVTVVVGAGDTAMDCVRTARRLNPETQVYCLYRRTEAEMLGRMEERVHAKEEGVIFECLTLPIRFVGGKDGEVVAAECVRMELGPPDAKGRRSPVPIHDSNFTIACDTVALAIGYNADTEIPETTPALHTTKWGTVVVKSEETGETEREEIYAAGDAVRGADLVVTAVAAARKAAASMDKKLAGMAAQPAAERNVA
- a CDS encoding alkaline phosphatase family protein gives rise to the protein MRSLLARPLGIVCLLLAATGFAGAQCTLDQTNPSVTICQPADGANVSSPVHIVAGSHSSSTVDLMQVYVDHNKAYEVRASSIDTMLPLADGAHRVTVQGHNTAGQWFNKTVNITVGATSPPPCTPATDPGVAICEPADGATVASPVHIVANSKSSGSAVTVMQIYVDGVKKYEVKAPTIDTSLAMTNGTRRVTVQGMNAANQVFKQTIYITVGSGGGGGGGGTGLSNIKHIIFYMQENRPFDQYFGRFGQYRRNKGNFDAFDELPLSVKLPTYSSGQFVSPYHQQTACHENLSPGWNESHYSYHNGANDYFMKASGSIPSSIDPQGTRAMGYYDWNDLPYYYELAWQYATSDRWFSSIMAPTIPNRMYLFAGTSFGHIRPDPPPASGWTPKTIFRQLSEAGVSWKYYYQDSSVFLADWADWSTQSTKVVNISQYYTDLQNGTLPSVVFLERASQLNLDEHPTQNMQKGAANTKKLIDALMASSAWSSSVFLLTFDEGGGFYDHVKPQPAVKPDAIAPLWRSTDIKANFDQTGFRVPLIVVSPWVKPHYVSHVVRDNTAILKLISVRFGLTPLTARVSAQDDMTELFDFVNPPRLAIPSLPAQPTSLVCDKTKEKAPGF